From a single bacterium genomic region:
- a CDS encoding 2-oxoacid:acceptor oxidoreductase subunit alpha: MSSELIRQDDVTIRFVGDSGDGMQLTGTQFTDTTAKVGNDLATFPDFPAEIRAPAGSRAGVSGFQIHFSSRDIYTPGDAPSVLVAMNPAALITNYKDLQPGGIILVNTGAFTEADLKKADLDSNPLTDGTLKGFRVIEEDINQRTMEALADMGLGKKDVLRCKNFYTLGMVYWLYSRPMEPTLEWLEQKFAKKPELVEANSRALKAGYNHGELLRLFQGRYEVPSLENAPKGHYRNIMGNEALAIGLVAGAKLANLKPFLGSYPITPATDILQYMALMKNHDVITCQMEDEIAGICTAIGASFAGRLGITTTSGPGLALKTEAAGLAVMTELPLVIVDVQRGGPSTGLPTKVEQSDLMQSIFGRNGECPMPVLACATPADAFDCAVEACRIATEYMTPVILLSDNYIANGAEPWKLPAMEELKPFPMTFVTDPEGFSPMTRDGKLARNWAKPGTPGLEHRIGGLEKDAKTGNVSYDPDNHQVMIETREAKVMGVRETIPTPPLNGEATGDLLVVAWGSTFGATRAAVERLQKEGVKATHLHMRHLWPLPHGLLEIFKGFKRIVVPEMNRGQLARLLQAEYPEVRFETYSKMKGKPFQARELKAHFENILEEKR; the protein is encoded by the coding sequence ATGTCTTCTGAACTCATCAGGCAAGACGATGTCACCATCCGCTTCGTCGGCGACTCCGGCGACGGCATGCAGCTGACAGGGACCCAGTTCACCGACACGACGGCCAAGGTCGGCAACGACCTCGCCACCTTCCCCGACTTCCCCGCCGAGATCCGCGCCCCGGCCGGCTCGCGGGCGGGCGTCTCCGGCTTCCAGATCCACTTCAGCTCGCGCGACATCTACACCCCCGGCGACGCCCCGAGCGTGCTGGTGGCCATGAACCCCGCGGCGCTGATCACCAACTACAAGGATCTGCAGCCCGGCGGCATCATCCTCGTGAACACGGGCGCGTTCACCGAGGCGGACCTGAAGAAGGCCGACCTCGACTCGAACCCCCTGACCGACGGCACCCTGAAGGGCTTCCGGGTCATCGAGGAGGACATCAACCAGCGCACCATGGAGGCGCTGGCGGACATGGGTCTGGGCAAGAAGGACGTGCTGCGTTGCAAGAACTTCTACACCCTGGGCATGGTGTACTGGCTGTACAGCCGGCCCATGGAGCCGACGCTCGAATGGCTCGAGCAGAAGTTCGCCAAGAAGCCGGAGCTGGTCGAGGCCAACAGCCGCGCCCTCAAGGCCGGCTACAACCACGGTGAGCTGCTGCGCCTCTTCCAGGGCCGCTACGAGGTGCCGAGCCTCGAGAACGCCCCCAAGGGCCACTACCGGAACATCATGGGCAACGAGGCCCTGGCCATCGGCCTGGTCGCGGGCGCCAAGCTCGCGAACCTGAAGCCGTTCCTCGGCTCGTACCCCATCACGCCGGCCACCGACATCCTGCAGTACATGGCGCTCATGAAGAACCACGACGTCATCACCTGCCAGATGGAGGACGAGATCGCGGGCATCTGCACCGCCATCGGCGCCTCGTTCGCCGGCCGCCTGGGCATCACCACGACCTCGGGTCCCGGCCTCGCGCTGAAGACCGAGGCCGCGGGCCTGGCCGTGATGACGGAGCTGCCGCTGGTCATCGTCGACGTGCAGCGGGGCGGTCCCTCGACCGGTCTGCCCACCAAGGTGGAGCAGTCCGACCTGATGCAGTCGATCTTTGGCCGCAACGGCGAGTGCCCCATGCCGGTGCTGGCCTGCGCGACGCCGGCCGACGCCTTCGACTGCGCGGTCGAGGCCTGCCGCATCGCGACCGAGTACATGACGCCGGTGATCCTGCTGAGCGACAACTACATCGCCAACGGGGCCGAGCCCTGGAAGCTGCCGGCGATGGAAGAGCTCAAGCCGTTCCCGATGACGTTCGTGACCGATCCGGAGGGCTTCAGCCCCATGACGCGGGACGGGAAGCTGGCGCGCAACTGGGCCAAGCCCGGCACGCCCGGCCTCGAGCACCGCATCGGCGGCCTGGAGAAGGACGCGAAGACGGGCAACGTCTCCTACGATCCGGACAACCACCAGGTCATGATCGAGACGCGCGAAGCCAAGGTCATGGGCGTCCGCGAGACGATCCCGACCCCGCCCCTGAATGGCGAGGCGACCGGCGACCTGCTGGTCGTCGCCTGGGGCTCCACCTTCGGTGCGACGCGGGCCGCGGTCGAGCGCCTGCAGAAGGAAGGCGTCAAGGCCACCCATCTGCACATGCGCCACCTGTGGCCGCTGCCCCACGGTCTGCTCGAGATCTTCAAGGGTTTCAAGCGGATCGTCGTGCCGGAAATGAACCGCGGCCAGCTGGCCCGGCTGCTCCAGGCGGAGTATCCCGAAGTGCGGTTCGAGACCTACAGCAAGATGAAGGGCAAGCCGTTCCAGGCCCGGGAACTGAAGGCCCATTTCGAGAATATCCTGGAGGAGAAGCGATGA
- a CDS encoding choice-of-anchor D domain-containing protein: MRLALRRRDPARLVALLGVLLLLGAGPAARAADEIGIYWDEALTQTDIVQPDVFVPLTGYLVIRDPGVGGGILGWECRVAVDGPGTLTNWSLAGQAINAATPPDFAVGLAAPLPPGSSTAVATFTAFVTGPGPVEISLGPIYFASLPGRMAYLGGDAPGDLQPLVTTTGEPVVATINSDSPVGELETRIVRFGTVTIGQSVTRWVGISNVGGGVLPLDISLVCADPQFQLSRTGAVAVAAGQTFSLGITFTPSGPGPHVCAVSLGTGLPQIDVAGSGRDLVSSWTEPVDIDFGTLEVGSITTGSTSLRNTGETVLALDVAWDGPHDPFAITSGGGVLNLQPGLIRSVQVRFAPVQPGEWTSRIVFGDGLPDALVHGVAVWSTPDYEILPSHVVFPATEPGSGRVQVIRIVNRGVGSFEVVPAIVPDTAPFAVGRDGETLVVPPGTELALIVNFNPVVDGYFTADLDLGPYLPAVSLAGTGGPVIESCAVTPDTLAISGVAIGQTAYGTVTVENLGTVPLALAPFIDNPAFAVVGTPPAEVAPGAAAPLQIAYTANSIYDDEGVLALGPAACSGVVLRGRPDVGIPLGTNQLGLYFDPGFTAAERAAEVPPFTVPVYLALRNPTDTSGVAGWECLVVVRGEALFTDVVLAGNAINAGDPVNGYEYVVGIGLAPLPYLATGTLLATFDLLVTDVDPTNVALELRPIQQPSLPGFMSWLPWNDQSALTPMVTTTGVPEVARITDGDPVAVALPTPRAVPAAGGVDLEWTVRLDDVDGFHVFRRLPGAAATRVTETLLPADGAVIRYRDDAPPPAGGTAWYSYAAWRDGRELARSAEVEVTSAGTPVARTALLANVPNPFNPETRIRYALAADGPVRVAVFDVTGRLVRTLVDGRRSAGEQDVTWSGRDDTGRAVASGAYYVRLETAAGVDHRKIMLLK, from the coding sequence ATGCGACTCGCTCTCCGCCGCCGGGACCCGGCCCGGCTCGTGGCGCTCCTGGGCGTCCTGCTGCTCCTCGGCGCCGGCCCCGCCGCCCGCGCCGCCGACGAGATCGGCATCTACTGGGACGAGGCCCTGACGCAGACCGACATCGTCCAGCCCGACGTCTTCGTGCCGCTGACCGGCTACCTCGTGATCCGCGATCCGGGTGTGGGCGGCGGCATCCTCGGCTGGGAGTGCCGGGTCGCCGTGGACGGGCCGGGCACGCTGACAAACTGGAGCCTGGCGGGCCAGGCGATCAACGCGGCGACGCCGCCGGACTTCGCGGTGGGCCTCGCTGCGCCCCTGCCCCCGGGCAGCAGCACCGCGGTGGCCACCTTCACCGCCTTCGTGACGGGTCCCGGCCCGGTGGAGATCTCCCTCGGCCCCATCTACTTCGCCTCGCTCCCCGGCCGGATGGCCTATCTCGGCGGCGACGCGCCGGGCGACCTGCAGCCCCTGGTCACGACCACCGGCGAGCCCGTCGTGGCCACCATCAACAGCGACTCGCCCGTCGGCGAGCTCGAGACGCGGATCGTGCGCTTCGGCACGGTGACCATCGGCCAGTCCGTGACGAGATGGGTCGGCATCTCCAACGTCGGCGGCGGCGTGCTGCCACTCGACATCTCGCTCGTCTGCGCCGACCCCCAGTTCCAGCTCTCCCGCACCGGCGCCGTGGCCGTGGCCGCCGGCCAGACCTTCAGCCTCGGCATCACCTTCACGCCGTCCGGCCCGGGCCCCCACGTCTGCGCCGTGAGCCTCGGCACCGGACTGCCCCAGATCGACGTGGCCGGCTCCGGCCGCGACCTCGTCTCCTCCTGGACCGAGCCGGTCGATATCGACTTCGGCACGCTCGAGGTCGGCAGCATCACCACCGGATCCACCTCCCTGCGCAACACGGGCGAGACCGTGCTGGCCCTCGACGTGGCCTGGGACGGTCCCCACGACCCGTTCGCCATCACGTCCGGCGGCGGCGTCCTGAACCTGCAGCCGGGCCTCATCCGCAGTGTGCAGGTGCGCTTCGCCCCCGTCCAGCCGGGCGAGTGGACGTCGCGCATCGTCTTCGGCGACGGCCTGCCCGACGCCCTCGTGCACGGCGTCGCCGTCTGGAGCACGCCCGACTACGAGATCCTGCCCTCGCACGTGGTCTTCCCGGCCACGGAGCCGGGTTCCGGCCGCGTGCAGGTGATCCGGATCGTCAACCGGGGCGTCGGCTCCTTCGAGGTCGTGCCCGCGATCGTGCCGGACACGGCCCCCTTCGCGGTCGGCCGGGACGGCGAGACCCTGGTGGTGCCGCCCGGCACCGAACTGGCCCTGATCGTCAACTTCAACCCCGTGGTCGACGGCTACTTCACCGCCGACCTCGACCTCGGGCCCTATCTCCCCGCCGTGAGTCTCGCCGGCACCGGTGGGCCGGTGATCGAATCCTGCGCGGTGACGCCCGACACGCTCGCGATCTCCGGGGTCGCCATCGGCCAGACGGCGTACGGCACGGTCACGGTCGAGAATCTCGGCACCGTGCCGCTCGCTCTGGCGCCCTTCATCGACAATCCCGCCTTCGCCGTGGTCGGTACGCCCCCTGCCGAGGTGGCGCCCGGCGCAGCGGCCCCGCTCCAGATCGCGTACACCGCGAACTCGATCTACGACGACGAAGGCGTGCTGGCACTCGGCCCCGCGGCGTGCAGCGGCGTGGTGCTGCGCGGCCGGCCCGACGTCGGCATCCCCCTCGGCACGAACCAGCTCGGCCTGTACTTCGACCCGGGCTTCACCGCGGCGGAGCGCGCCGCCGAGGTGCCGCCCTTCACGGTGCCGGTCTACCTGGCGCTGCGGAATCCCACCGACACGTCGGGTGTCGCGGGGTGGGAGTGCCTCGTCGTCGTGCGGGGCGAGGCCCTGTTCACCGACGTCGTCCTCGCGGGCAACGCCATCAACGCGGGCGACCCCGTGAACGGCTACGAGTACGTGGTGGGCATCGGCCTCGCACCCCTGCCCTACCTGGCCACCGGGACGCTGCTGGCCACCTTCGACCTGCTGGTGACCGACGTCGACCCCACCAACGTCGCCCTCGAGCTGCGCCCGATCCAGCAGCCCTCGCTGCCCGGCTTCATGTCGTGGCTGCCGTGGAACGACCAGTCCGCCCTGACGCCCATGGTGACGACCACCGGCGTGCCCGAGGTGGCCCGGATCACCGACGGCGATCCCGTCGCCGTGGCGCTGCCGACGCCGCGGGCGGTGCCCGCCGCGGGCGGCGTCGACCTGGAATGGACGGTGCGCCTGGACGACGTCGACGGCTTCCACGTCTTCCGCCGGCTGCCCGGCGCCGCGGCGACGCGGGTCACGGAGACGCTGCTGCCGGCCGACGGCGCGGTGATCCGCTACCGCGACGACGCGCCCCCGCCCGCCGGCGGGACGGCCTGGTACAGCTACGCCGCCTGGCGCGACGGGCGCGAGCTCGCGCGCAGCGCCGAGGTCGAGGTGACCTCGGCGGGCACGCCGGTCGCGCGCACGGCCCTGCTGGCCAACGTGCCCAACCCGTTCAATCCCGAGACGCGCATCCGCTACGCGCTGGCGGCGGACGGCCCGGTGCGGGTGGCCGTCTTCGACGTCACCGGGCGCCTGGTGCGGACCCTCGTCGACGGCCGCCGGAGCGCCGGCGAGCAGGACGTCACCTGGTCGGGGCGGGACGACACCGGCCGGGCCGTGGCCAGCGGCGCCTACTACGTGCGCCTGGAAACGGCGGCGGGCGTCGACCACCGCAAGATCATGCTGCTGAAGTAG
- a CDS encoding MBL fold metallo-hydrolase: MTMQLGDWNFRAVHDGRFKLDGGAMFGVVPKIFWEKQHPADEMNRIDLDLRCLLVDHGDRRILVDTGMGDRWTEKQLKIYGLVRRPNQLVAELAEAGVTRESITDVVLTHLHFDHCGGTLQERDGELRPVFPNARHWVQKRHWEWSQGPSERDRASFRPEDFAALAEHGQLQLVDGPGEIMPGVRVTTISGHTPGQQMVEFHTGAGTVVFVGDLLPFLSQVHIPWIMGFDLNPLLTVTEKKQFLTRAVEDGYILVFEHDTMHEAATVTFADGKFQPDRVFTLAAAAAGGE; encoded by the coding sequence GTGACGATGCAGCTCGGTGACTGGAATTTCCGCGCCGTCCACGACGGCCGGTTCAAGCTCGACGGCGGCGCCATGTTCGGCGTGGTGCCCAAGATCTTCTGGGAGAAGCAGCATCCGGCCGACGAGATGAACCGCATCGACCTGGACCTGCGCTGCCTGCTCGTCGACCACGGCGACCGGCGCATCCTGGTCGACACCGGCATGGGCGACCGCTGGACCGAGAAGCAGCTGAAGATCTACGGTCTGGTGCGCCGACCCAACCAGCTCGTGGCCGAGCTGGCCGAGGCGGGCGTCACGCGCGAGTCGATCACCGACGTGGTGCTCACGCATCTGCACTTCGATCACTGCGGCGGCACCCTGCAGGAGCGTGACGGCGAACTCAGGCCCGTCTTCCCCAACGCCCGCCACTGGGTGCAGAAGCGCCACTGGGAGTGGTCGCAGGGCCCGAGCGAGCGTGACCGCGCCAGCTTCCGCCCCGAGGACTTCGCCGCCCTGGCCGAGCACGGCCAGCTGCAGCTGGTCGACGGGCCCGGGGAGATCATGCCGGGCGTGCGGGTGACGACGATCAGCGGGCACACCCCGGGCCAGCAGATGGTCGAGTTCCACACGGGCGCCGGCACGGTGGTCTTCGTGGGCGACCTGCTGCCCTTCCTGAGCCAGGTGCACATCCCCTGGATCATGGGCTTCGACCTGAACCCGCTGCTCACGGTCACCGAGAAGAAGCAGTTCCTGACCCGGGCCGTCGAGGACGGCTACATCCTGGTCTTCGAACACGACACCATGCACGAGGCCGCCACCGTGACGTTCGCCGACGGGAAGTTCCAGCCCGACCGCGTCTTCACCCTGGCCGCGGCCGCCGCGGGCGGCGAGTAG
- the sfsA gene encoding DNA/RNA nuclease SfsA, producing the protein MEFPRPLQPATFIRREKRFLIHAVGPDGTDLVAHTNNTGRMTGCLHPGGRIWLSPAADPARKLKWSLEIVDTPEGVPVGVNTALANTLAAEAITAGLVPALAGCDDIRREVKYGTRGSRIDLLLAGAAGPVWVEVKNVSLVAGGHGRFPDAPSERGRKHLRELMDLAAAGERAVLLFCSQRPDARTVGPADDIDPAYGRLLRDALAAGVTVVGVGCDVSPQAIVPARLLDMQV; encoded by the coding sequence ATGGAGTTTCCCCGCCCCCTGCAGCCCGCCACCTTCATCCGCCGCGAGAAGCGCTTCCTGATCCACGCCGTCGGCCCCGACGGCACCGACCTCGTCGCCCACACCAACAACACCGGCCGCATGACGGGCTGTCTGCACCCCGGCGGCCGCATCTGGCTGAGCCCGGCCGCCGATCCGGCGCGGAAGCTGAAGTGGTCCCTCGAGATCGTCGACACGCCCGAGGGCGTGCCCGTGGGCGTAAACACGGCGCTGGCCAACACGCTGGCCGCCGAGGCGATCACGGCCGGCCTGGTGCCCGCCCTGGCCGGGTGCGACGACATCAGACGCGAGGTGAAGTACGGCACGCGCGGTTCGCGCATCGACCTGCTGCTGGCGGGCGCCGCGGGGCCGGTGTGGGTCGAGGTGAAGAACGTCTCGCTGGTCGCCGGCGGCCACGGCCGCTTCCCCGACGCCCCCTCCGAGCGGGGCCGCAAGCACCTGCGCGAACTGATGGACCTGGCGGCGGCGGGCGAGCGCGCCGTGCTGCTCTTCTGCTCCCAGCGGCCGGACGCCCGCACGGTCGGGCCCGCCGACGACATCGACCCGGCGTACGGCCGGCTGCTGCGGGACGCGCTGGCGGCCGGGGTCACGGTGGTCGGCGTGGGGTGCGACGTATCGCCGCAAGCCATCGTCCCGGCGCGACTTCTGGATATGCAGGTCTGA
- a CDS encoding 2-oxoacid:ferredoxin oxidoreductase subunit beta, whose amino-acid sequence MSEVQQLKAKDFKSSQEVRWCPGCGDYSIISGVQNTLADIGVRKENVVFVSGIGCSSRFPYYMDTYGMHGIHGRANAIATGVKVANPELDVWVITGDGDGLSIGGNHMIHSLRRNVGMKIILFNNEIYGLTKGQYSPTSPQGLKTKTSPFGSVDAPFNPIQLAIGAGATFVARTMDVSPKHMKETLAIAAEHKGAAFVEVWQNCVIFNDGCFKGWTEKAVRDELTINLEAGKPMVYGKDMDKGLKIAGFKVEVVSADEASVWDPTVDSAGAAFLMSQLDKDPNMPRPMGVLRQVQAPTLEDLVHEQVSSVTDKRGDGNLKDLIYTPDVWEVK is encoded by the coding sequence ATGAGCGAAGTCCAGCAATTGAAGGCGAAAGACTTCAAGTCCAGCCAGGAAGTGCGGTGGTGCCCGGGTTGCGGCGACTACTCGATCATCAGCGGCGTGCAGAACACGCTCGCCGACATCGGGGTCCGCAAGGAGAACGTGGTCTTCGTCTCGGGCATCGGCTGCTCGAGCCGGTTCCCGTACTACATGGACACCTACGGCATGCACGGCATCCACGGCCGGGCGAACGCGATCGCCACCGGTGTGAAGGTCGCCAACCCCGAACTCGACGTGTGGGTCATCACCGGCGACGGTGACGGCCTGTCGATCGGCGGCAACCACATGATCCACTCCCTGCGCCGCAACGTGGGGATGAAGATCATCCTGTTCAACAACGAGATCTACGGCCTGACGAAGGGCCAGTACTCGCCGACCTCGCCGCAGGGCCTGAAGACGAAGACCTCGCCCTTCGGTTCGGTCGACGCGCCCTTCAACCCGATCCAGCTCGCCATCGGCGCCGGCGCCACGTTCGTGGCCCGCACCATGGACGTCAGCCCGAAGCACATGAAGGAGACGCTGGCCATCGCGGCCGAGCACAAGGGCGCCGCCTTCGTCGAGGTCTGGCAGAACTGCGTGATCTTCAACGACGGCTGCTTCAAGGGCTGGACCGAGAAGGCCGTCCGCGACGAGCTGACGATCAACCTCGAGGCCGGCAAGCCCATGGTCTACGGCAAGGACATGGACAAGGGCCTGAAGATCGCGGGATTCAAGGTCGAGGTCGTGTCGGCGGACGAGGCCTCGGTCTGGGATCCGACGGTCGACTCGGCGGGTGCGGCGTTCCTCATGTCGCAGCTCGACAAGGACCCGAACATGCCGCGCCCCATGGGCGTGCTGCGCCAGGTGCAGGCGCCGACCCTCGAGGACCTCGTCCACGAGCAGGTCAGCTCCGTGACCGACAAGCGCGGCGACGGCAACCTGAAGGACCTGATCTACACTCCCGACGTGTGGGAAGTGAAGTAG